The following proteins are co-located in the candidate division KSB1 bacterium genome:
- a CDS encoding efflux RND transporter permease subunit, translating into MTKSCLTQVAKETYEKKLVKRNFQIFVKNFSASPLLPFPLSVVFGMLPMMIYPGTGTEFYRPLAVAVIFGLAFATALTLVLVPVVVWIFERDSKKKQRKRRGQTG; encoded by the coding sequence CTGCCTGACCCAAGTTGCAAAAGAAACATACGAAAAAAAACTTGTCAAGAGAAATTTTCAAATTTTTGTAAAAAATTTTTCTGCTTCACCCCTTCTCCCTTTCCCCCTTTCAGTTGTTTTCGGCATGTTGCCGATGATGATTTATCCCGGCACCGGCACGGAGTTCTATCGGCCTTTGGCGGTGGCGGTTATTTTCGGGCTGGCGTTTGCAACGGCGCTGACGCTGGTGTTGGTGCCGGTGGTGGTGTGGATATTTGAGAGAGATAGTAAAAAGAAGCAAAGGAAAAGACGAGGCCAGACAGGTTAA